In one window of Cellulophaga sp. HaHa_2_95 DNA:
- a CDS encoding response regulator transcription factor, with translation MKQILIIEDDPEIIKLLEIHLTDLIYTTAKAMDGKLGLEMALENSYDLILLDLTLPTMDGVEICKKIRSQKNTPIIMLTAKSEEIDRVLGLEIGADDYITKPFSIRELLARVKAVLRRADTSAIPKKDTSTIKAEGLSIDIDKRKVILNDKKIELSPKEFELLVLMASNPGRNYTRTDLLNMIWGYNFEGYEHTVNSHINRLRAKIEWDMANPTFILTTWGVGYKFNEDILA, from the coding sequence ATGAAGCAGATATTAATCATAGAAGACGATCCTGAAATAATTAAATTGTTAGAAATACATCTAACAGATTTGATTTATACCACAGCAAAAGCTATGGACGGGAAGCTTGGCCTAGAAATGGCTTTAGAAAATTCTTATGATTTAATATTGTTAGATTTAACGCTCCCTACAATGGATGGCGTAGAGATTTGCAAAAAAATCAGAAGCCAAAAGAACACTCCAATCATCATGTTAACCGCTAAATCTGAAGAGATAGATCGCGTTCTAGGATTAGAGATTGGAGCAGACGATTATATCACAAAGCCTTTTAGCATACGAGAACTTTTAGCTCGAGTTAAAGCGGTCTTACGCCGTGCTGATACCAGTGCAATTCCTAAAAAAGACACATCAACAATTAAAGCAGAAGGCTTGAGTATTGATATTGATAAGCGAAAAGTTATTCTGAACGATAAAAAAATTGAGCTGTCTCCAAAAGAGTTTGAACTTCTGGTACTGATGGCTTCTAACCCTGGCAGAAACTATACCCGCACAGATTTATTAAATATGATTTGGGGATACAATTTTGAAGGATATGAACATACTGTAAATTCACATATAAATAGATTAAGAGCTAAAATAGAATGGGATATGGCAAACCCTACCTTTATTTTAACCACTTGGGGTGTTGGCTACAAATTCAATGAAGATATACTTGCATGA
- a CDS encoding magnesium chelatase gives MKLNHNEISTLGALKEAGYQSKSIKDELRDNLRIKIKNGEETFTGVWGYENSVIPELERAILSRHNINLLGLRGQAKTRLARLMVNLLDENIPVVDGSEINDDPMQPMSRYAIELIKEKGDATPITWLHRSERFSEKLATPDVTVADLIGDVDPIKAANLKLSYADDRVIHFGMIPRANRCIFVINELPDLQARIQVSLFNILQEGDIQIRGFKLRLPLDIQFVFTANPEDYTNRGSIVTPLKDRIGSQILTHYPDDIETARKITEQESKLDARQTDAVYVPDVAKDLLEQISFEARESEYVDAKSGVSARTSITAFENLLSTAERRALLTGADRTMVRLSDFLGIIPSITGKIELVYEGEQEGADGVAAILIDDAVKTLFPKFFPEINKLEKKGEETPYDELLHWFFQGDGFELLDEYTDEEYKRALDDIPALNQLIKEYQPEYDKKDIYFLKELLLWGLVAYKKLNKNRFEEGYQFKDMYSSFFNDL, from the coding sequence ATGAAACTGAATCATAACGAAATAAGTACTTTGGGAGCGCTTAAAGAAGCGGGCTACCAAAGCAAGAGTATAAAAGATGAACTTAGAGATAATTTAAGAATTAAAATTAAAAATGGAGAAGAAACTTTCACAGGAGTTTGGGGATATGAGAATTCTGTAATTCCTGAATTAGAACGTGCAATTTTATCTAGACATAATATTAACTTATTAGGATTAAGAGGGCAGGCAAAAACGAGATTAGCGCGTTTAATGGTGAACCTTTTAGATGAAAATATTCCTGTAGTTGATGGTTCAGAAATCAATGATGACCCCATGCAACCAATGTCTCGGTATGCTATTGAATTGATCAAAGAAAAAGGCGATGCTACACCGATTACTTGGTTACACCGCAGTGAGCGTTTCTCTGAAAAACTAGCAACACCAGATGTTACTGTGGCAGATTTAATCGGTGATGTTGACCCTATTAAAGCAGCAAATTTGAAATTGTCTTATGCAGATGATCGTGTAATTCACTTTGGGATGATACCACGTGCGAATAGGTGTATTTTTGTAATTAATGAATTGCCAGATTTACAAGCTAGGATTCAAGTATCCTTATTTAATATTCTTCAAGAAGGAGATATACAAATTCGTGGTTTTAAATTGCGTTTGCCTCTAGACATTCAGTTTGTATTCACAGCAAACCCAGAAGACTATACCAATAGGGGTAGTATCGTTACGCCTTTAAAAGATAGAATAGGGTCTCAGATTTTAACACATTATCCAGACGATATTGAAACAGCACGTAAAATTACGGAGCAAGAATCCAAATTAGATGCTAGGCAAACAGATGCTGTTTATGTTCCAGATGTAGCAAAAGATTTGCTAGAGCAAATTAGTTTTGAAGCGCGTGAAAGCGAGTATGTAGACGCTAAAAGTGGTGTAAGTGCGCGTACGAGTATCACGGCATTTGAGAATTTGTTAAGTACTGCAGAGCGCAGAGCATTGCTAACGGGTGCAGATCGTACTATGGTGCGTTTAAGTGATTTTCTAGGTATTATCCCTTCAATAACAGGTAAAATAGAATTGGTATATGAAGGAGAGCAGGAGGGTGCAGATGGTGTTGCGGCTATTTTGATTGATGATGCTGTTAAAACGTTATTCCCGAAGTTTTTCCCTGAAATAAATAAATTAGAGAAAAAGGGAGAGGAAACTCCTTATGATGAATTATTGCATTGGTTTTTTCAAGGTGATGGTTTTGAACTTTTAGATGAGTATACAGATGAAGAATATAAAAGAGCTTTAGATGATATTCCCGCATTAAATCAATTGATAAAAGAATATCAACCAGAATATGACAAGAAAGATATATACTTCTTAAAAGAGCTGTTGCTTTGGGGTTTAGTTGCTTATAAAAAGTTGAATAAAAACCGTTTTGAAGAAGGCTATCAATTTAAAGACATGTACAGTAGTTTTTTTAACGATCTGTAA
- a CDS encoding DUF1853 family protein, whose protein sequence is MNLSQIKGFLATEELWDASFNDIPQFKFPAINLEGFSLKPIPENIRLGHQIEYIFEQLIHHSSRYKALVSNQPIRNENRTLGELDFIIQNTENKALTHVELTYKFYIIDPTIPEEIHQLIGPNRKDAFFEKIQKIRDKQFKLLQTREAQTFFESKGLKSTNMVSKACFKAQLFHPYLKKTAFKMLNENCIVGFWLHLHDFLKSNFEKNSYYLLTKQEWIVTPNEAVVWKTQQRILIDIQEKHNQKQAPMLWMKDSNNTIQKIFIVWW, encoded by the coding sequence ATGAATTTATCACAAATAAAAGGTTTCTTAGCTACTGAAGAATTATGGGATGCGAGTTTCAACGATATCCCGCAATTTAAGTTTCCTGCTATTAACTTAGAAGGTTTTTCATTGAAACCAATTCCTGAAAACATACGATTAGGACATCAAATAGAATATATTTTTGAACAATTAATTCATCATTCTTCCCGCTACAAAGCACTAGTCTCTAATCAGCCAATACGCAATGAAAATAGAACGCTAGGAGAATTAGACTTTATCATACAAAACACTGAAAACAAAGCTTTAACACATGTAGAACTCACCTATAAATTTTACATCATTGACCCTACAATACCGGAAGAAATTCACCAATTAATTGGTCCTAACCGAAAGGATGCTTTCTTTGAAAAAATACAAAAGATTAGAGATAAGCAATTTAAGCTTTTACAAACCAGAGAAGCCCAGACATTTTTTGAATCAAAAGGCTTAAAATCAACTAATATGGTATCAAAAGCCTGCTTCAAAGCGCAACTGTTTCACCCCTATCTTAAAAAAACAGCATTTAAAATGTTGAATGAAAACTGTATTGTTGGCTTCTGGTTGCACCTTCATGATTTTCTGAAATCTAATTTTGAAAAAAATAGCTACTATCTATTAACTAAACAAGAATGGATAGTTACCCCTAATGAAGCTGTTGTTTGGAAAACTCAACAGCGAATTTTAATCGACATTCAAGAAAAACATAACCAAAAACAAGCTCCAATGCTATGGATGAAAGATTCCAATAATACGATTCAGAAAATATTTATTGTATGGTGGTAG
- a CDS encoding HAMP domain-containing sensor histidine kinase, whose amino-acid sequence MRKNEKTLTPKLIKKLWLAFVLIIVLMGASYIVITAYLANKYNEETTQRINANVATHVINEKFQNESPFLEDGSVNKALFGDLMHDMMAVNRSIEVYLLDNSGTILYSVVLDHSKNTPSKSVDTAPIDYFIKTKGQKYVLGDDPRNTGEQNIFSVAPFTIQGREGFIYIILAGKDFQAVSANLFGQYFMKLGFGATLLTMFFAALIALLSIWFLTKNLLLITKTVRSFREGDLDARIENPDDSDIAIFANSFNEMADTIVDNMDKMKSVDLLRRELIANVSHDLRTPLAILKGYVETLQMKNETLSEKDKKEYLQITHDNIDKLSKLINQLFEYSKLEAEQVTPIKEPFSITELSHDLIAKFRVLADKKNISLQLNNPEDNCLVFADVSLVERALQNLIENALKYTEDDGTVTLSLLKKGKNIEINISDTGTGIPVNELPYIFDRYKQVDKSTKKQGYGLGLAIVKKIMDLHDTTITVLSKPTEGSSFIFNLPAYQVH is encoded by the coding sequence ATGAGAAAAAACGAAAAAACACTTACTCCCAAACTAATAAAAAAGCTGTGGTTAGCTTTTGTGCTGATTATTGTACTAATGGGGGCATCCTATATTGTAATTACCGCATACCTAGCGAATAAATACAATGAAGAAACTACACAACGCATCAATGCCAATGTAGCTACGCATGTAATCAATGAAAAATTTCAAAATGAATCTCCTTTTCTAGAAGACGGGAGCGTCAATAAAGCATTGTTTGGAGACCTGATGCATGATATGATGGCTGTTAACCGTAGTATCGAGGTTTATTTGCTAGACAATAGCGGCACCATATTATACTCTGTTGTTCTTGACCATAGCAAAAACACACCTTCAAAATCTGTGGACACAGCTCCTATTGATTACTTCATTAAAACTAAAGGTCAAAAATACGTTTTAGGAGATGACCCTAGAAATACAGGAGAACAAAATATTTTTTCCGTAGCTCCTTTTACTATTCAAGGCAGAGAAGGCTTTATCTATATTATATTAGCTGGAAAAGATTTTCAAGCAGTAAGTGCTAATCTGTTTGGTCAATATTTTATGAAACTAGGATTTGGCGCCACCTTATTAACCATGTTTTTTGCCGCATTGATCGCTTTATTAAGTATCTGGTTCCTTACCAAGAACTTATTACTCATTACCAAAACTGTTCGGAGTTTCCGAGAAGGAGATTTAGATGCCCGTATTGAAAATCCGGACGACTCTGATATAGCCATTTTCGCAAATTCTTTTAATGAGATGGCAGATACTATCGTAGATAATATGGATAAGATGAAATCTGTTGATTTACTTAGGAGAGAGCTCATTGCAAACGTATCTCATGACCTAAGAACACCTTTGGCGATTTTAAAAGGCTACGTGGAAACTTTACAAATGAAAAATGAAACCTTATCGGAAAAAGATAAGAAAGAATACCTGCAGATTACACATGATAATATAGACAAGCTCTCCAAGCTCATCAATCAACTTTTTGAATACTCAAAACTAGAAGCAGAACAAGTTACTCCTATCAAAGAGCCATTCTCTATAACCGAACTTTCTCATGACTTAATTGCAAAGTTTAGGGTATTAGCTGATAAGAAAAATATTAGCCTACAATTGAATAATCCAGAAGACAATTGTTTGGTTTTTGCTGATGTAAGTTTGGTAGAAAGAGCCTTGCAAAATTTAATAGAAAATGCTTTAAAATATACCGAAGATGATGGCACGGTTACACTGTCTTTATTGAAGAAGGGTAAGAATATAGAGATTAATATAAGCGATACAGGTACTGGAATTCCCGTAAATGAATTGCCTTATATTTTTGACCGCTATAAACAAGTAGATAAAAGCACCAAAAAACAAGGCTATGGTTTAGGCTTAGCCATTGTGAAGAAAATAATGGATTTACATGATACCACGATTACAGTATTAAGCAAACCCACTGAAGGAAGTTCTTTTATTTTTAATCTACCTGCCTATCAGGTACACTAA
- the truA gene encoding tRNA pseudouridine(38-40) synthase TruA, whose translation MQRIRYYYLVKLQFLGFRYSGWQKQPDQKTIEAMLVKTLKYILADQKFKILGAGRTDAKVSALDAAFELYLDDAPIAVLDDFLELFNKNLPPDIRVMHIKEVDQAFNIIQNSKEKEYIYLFAYGKKSHPFCAPYLVTFLDDLDLDKMNRVARFFEGTHNFKSYTARVQENTKVVRTVTLSEIKENTILEANFFPKKTYAFHVKGEGFMRYQIRMMMGVLVQVGKGELSEEEVLDSLKEESNMKLPFVAPGSGLILNQVDFNI comes from the coding sequence ATGCAGAGAATCCGTTATTATTACCTTGTTAAGCTTCAATTTTTGGGTTTTAGATACAGTGGTTGGCAGAAACAACCAGATCAAAAAACCATAGAAGCAATGTTGGTAAAAACGCTGAAGTATATTTTAGCAGATCAGAAGTTTAAAATATTAGGAGCGGGGAGAACAGACGCTAAAGTTTCCGCTTTGGATGCAGCGTTTGAGCTTTATTTGGATGATGCCCCAATCGCTGTACTTGACGATTTCTTAGAATTATTTAATAAAAATCTTCCTCCTGATATTCGAGTAATGCATATTAAAGAGGTAGATCAAGCATTTAATATCATTCAAAATAGTAAAGAAAAAGAATATATTTATTTGTTTGCTTATGGTAAAAAAAGCCATCCATTTTGTGCTCCTTATCTCGTCACTTTTTTAGATGATTTAGATCTTGATAAAATGAACCGCGTGGCACGCTTTTTTGAAGGAACACATAATTTTAAATCCTACACGGCTAGGGTACAAGAGAATACAAAGGTGGTTAGAACTGTTACTTTATCTGAAATAAAAGAGAATACAATTCTGGAAGCTAATTTTTTTCCAAAGAAAACGTATGCATTTCATGTTAAAGGAGAAGGGTTTATGCGCTATCAGATACGGATGATGATGGGGGTATTGGTGCAAGTAGGAAAAGGTGAATTGTCAGAAGAAGAGGTCTTAGATTCTTTAAAAGAAGAAAGCAATATGAAGCTTCCGTTTGTAGCTCCTGGCTCCGGTTTAATTTTAAATCAAGTAGATTTTAATATCTAA
- a CDS encoding VWA domain-containing protein — protein MAMNIRKGFRFATYEAPEQTPFEKLFDIFQELITHTSGDVDEALDWLRELDKEYELTDENYTIDDFIEDLKSKGYLQEEFKDGDGDGTEGDETNKGGDLSITAKMERIIRQRALDQIFGKLKRNGAGNHKTGKSGQGDEHTGELREYRYGDGLDRISMTESIKNAQISSGIGEFSLNEDDLVVEDTHYKAQMSTVLMIDISHSMILYGEDRITPAKKVAMALAELITTRYPKDTLDILVFGNDAWPIPIKDLPYLKVGPYHTNTVAGLQLAMDMLRRKRNTNKQIFMITDGKPSCLRMPDGSYYKNSVGLDDFIVEKCYNMARQARKHHIPITTFMIAQDPYLMQFIRHFTEANKGKAFFTGLKGLGEMIFEDYEANRKKRLK, from the coding sequence ATGGCTATGAATATAAGAAAAGGGTTTCGGTTTGCTACTTATGAAGCGCCGGAACAAACTCCTTTTGAAAAACTTTTTGATATTTTTCAAGAACTAATCACGCATACTTCTGGCGATGTCGATGAAGCCCTAGATTGGTTGCGGGAATTAGATAAGGAGTACGAACTAACCGATGAGAATTATACAATTGATGATTTCATTGAAGACCTGAAATCAAAAGGGTATTTACAAGAAGAGTTTAAAGACGGTGATGGTGATGGTACCGAGGGGGACGAAACCAATAAAGGAGGTGATTTGTCTATTACCGCAAAAATGGAACGCATTATTAGACAACGCGCACTAGACCAAATTTTCGGGAAACTTAAAAGAAATGGCGCAGGTAACCATAAAACTGGAAAATCTGGTCAAGGAGATGAGCATACGGGAGAGCTTAGAGAATATAGGTATGGCGATGGATTAGACCGTATTTCTATGACAGAGAGTATTAAAAATGCACAAATAAGTAGTGGTATTGGAGAGTTTTCTTTGAATGAAGATGATCTCGTAGTAGAAGATACACACTATAAAGCTCAAATGAGTACAGTGTTAATGATAGATATAAGCCATAGTATGATTTTGTATGGTGAAGATCGGATTACTCCTGCGAAAAAAGTGGCTATGGCATTGGCAGAGCTAATTACAACGCGCTATCCTAAAGATACTTTAGATATTTTAGTTTTTGGAAATGATGCTTGGCCTATTCCTATTAAAGATTTGCCCTATCTAAAAGTGGGCCCTTATCATACCAATACGGTGGCAGGATTGCAATTGGCAATGGATATGCTCAGGCGAAAACGAAATACAAATAAGCAAATTTTTATGATCACAGATGGTAAGCCTAGTTGTTTGCGTATGCCAGATGGTAGTTATTATAAGAACAGTGTAGGTTTAGATGATTTTATTGTAGAAAAATGCTATAATATGGCACGCCAAGCAAGAAAGCATCATATTCCCATTACCACTTTTATGATTGCTCAGGACCCTTATTTAATGCAATTTATAAGGCATTTTACGGAAGCAAATAAAGGGAAGGCCTTTTTTACGGGATTAAAGGGCTTAGGTGAAATGATTTTTGAAGATTACGAAGCAAATAGAAAAAAGCGTTTAAAATAA
- a CDS encoding pitrilysin family protein encodes MKKILLTLVALHFAVVLHSQSKVEDVKNFTLSNGMKIMVLEDHSIPNANMYLFWKVGSRNEYPGITGLSHFFEHMMFNGSKKFGPKMFDRTMEASGGSNNAYTTENVTVYTDWFPSSAMETIFDLEADRIANLALDPKMVESERGVVLSERSTGLENSNFRSISEEVKASAFSAHPYRWSVIGYESDIKNWTIDDLQSYFDTYYAPNNAVVVISGDVTLESVKKMAKQYLEPIKAQPEPRKVHTVEPVQRGEKRVMVHKEVSTPNILIAYHVPETQHEDHYALDVLSSILSNGKSSKLYNKLVNETQIATSVFAYMPESFDPNLFYFYGIANQEVSADALEKGVLAVLEDVMANGVLEEELQKVKNQKLMEFYETLETINGKSNTLGSYEVYFGDYKKMYAAPAAYEKVSVEDIKRVANKYFIKSNRTVGVLQNNKPIVKDATK; translated from the coding sequence ATGAAAAAAATACTATTAACCTTAGTGGCATTGCATTTTGCAGTGGTGCTCCATTCACAAAGTAAAGTAGAAGATGTAAAGAATTTTACACTTTCTAACGGAATGAAAATTATGGTTTTAGAAGATCATAGTATTCCAAATGCTAACATGTACCTTTTTTGGAAGGTAGGATCTAGAAATGAATATCCAGGAATAACAGGACTTTCGCATTTTTTTGAACACATGATGTTCAATGGTTCTAAAAAATTTGGTCCTAAAATGTTCGATAGAACTATGGAGGCCTCTGGTGGTAGCAATAATGCATATACAACAGAGAACGTTACCGTATATACAGACTGGTTTCCTTCTAGTGCTATGGAGACAATTTTTGACCTAGAGGCAGATCGTATTGCAAATCTTGCATTGGACCCTAAAATGGTAGAAAGTGAGCGTGGAGTGGTGTTGAGTGAAAGAAGTACGGGCTTAGAAAATTCTAATTTTAGAAGTATAAGTGAGGAAGTCAAAGCTTCAGCTTTTTCTGCACATCCCTATAGATGGTCGGTGATTGGGTATGAGTCTGATATAAAGAACTGGACCATAGACGATTTACAATCCTATTTTGACACTTACTATGCGCCAAACAATGCAGTGGTTGTTATTTCGGGAGATGTTACTTTGGAAAGTGTCAAAAAGATGGCGAAGCAATATTTAGAGCCTATTAAGGCGCAGCCAGAGCCAAGAAAAGTACATACTGTAGAGCCTGTACAACGTGGGGAAAAACGTGTGATGGTACACAAGGAAGTAAGTACTCCTAATATTCTTATTGCATATCATGTGCCTGAAACACAACATGAAGATCATTATGCTTTAGATGTTTTAAGTTCTATATTAAGTAATGGTAAAAGTAGTAAATTGTATAATAAATTGGTTAACGAAACACAAATAGCAACAAGTGTATTTGCGTATATGCCAGAGAGTTTTGATCCTAATCTATTCTATTTTTACGGCATAGCAAACCAAGAAGTGTCAGCGGATGCTTTAGAAAAAGGGGTTTTAGCTGTTTTAGAAGATGTAATGGCAAATGGAGTTTTAGAAGAGGAGCTACAAAAGGTAAAGAATCAGAAACTTATGGAGTTTTATGAAACTCTGGAGACTATTAATGGTAAAAGTAATACGTTAGGAAGTTACGAAGTTTATTTTGGGGATTATAAAAAAATGTATGCAGCTCCTGCCGCTTATGAAAAGGTAAGTGTAGAAGATATTAAAAGAGTGGCTAATAAATATTTTATAAAAAGCAATAGAACAGTAGGAGTATTGCAAAATAATAAACCAATTGTTAAAGATGCTACTAAATAA
- a CDS encoding LysR family transcriptional regulator produces MDHKLKIFKSVAHHSSFTKAAEQLFISQPAISKAIRNLEDEYNTSFFIRKRNSIELTQDGKSFLIYVNRILEVYSEIENQFIHKDNQLPDRIQFGASTTLASYIIPKIIAQFRTQYPKTSFEIESDNSDHIEELILNQQLDFGITEGKNTNPKLHFKKFIKDEIVLVTNEKNSQFPKGIISLKKLQELPIIERESGSGTREIIYEALQQQQIKSLQIAVTLNSTEAIKNYLYYSDSYALLSIHAIREDLITNKLKIIDIKGFTIERWFYFVSRTGYKSSLMNYFERFVKNSYNF; encoded by the coding sequence ATGGATCATAAACTTAAGATATTTAAATCTGTTGCACACCATTCTAGTTTTACAAAAGCTGCGGAACAACTATTTATTTCTCAACCCGCGATTTCTAAAGCTATTAGAAATTTAGAGGATGAATACAACACCTCCTTTTTCATTAGAAAGCGTAACTCTATTGAACTTACTCAAGATGGAAAATCTTTTTTAATCTATGTAAATAGAATCTTAGAGGTGTATTCGGAAATTGAAAATCAGTTTATACATAAAGACAATCAGCTCCCTGATCGTATTCAATTTGGTGCCAGCACTACTCTTGCCAGTTACATCATCCCAAAAATCATTGCTCAATTTAGAACCCAATATCCTAAAACTAGCTTTGAGATAGAGAGCGACAATTCTGACCACATTGAAGAGCTTATATTAAATCAACAGTTGGACTTTGGTATTACCGAAGGAAAAAACACCAACCCTAAATTGCATTTTAAAAAATTTATCAAAGATGAGATTGTTCTAGTCACCAATGAGAAGAATTCTCAATTCCCCAAGGGAATTATCTCTCTAAAAAAACTACAAGAACTACCCATTATTGAACGCGAATCTGGATCTGGTACACGTGAAATAATTTACGAGGCTTTGCAACAGCAACAAATAAAATCTTTACAAATAGCCGTTACTTTAAATAGTACTGAGGCTATTAAAAACTACCTTTATTATTCAGATTCCTATGCCTTGCTCTCTATACATGCTATACGAGAGGATCTCATAACTAATAAACTAAAAATAATAGACATTAAAGGCTTTACAATAGAACGTTGGTTTTATTTTGTCTCTAGAACAGGTTACAAATCTAGCCTTATGAATTATTTTGAACGTTTTGTAAAAAACAGCTATAACTTTTAG
- a CDS encoding pitrilysin family protein, whose amino-acid sequence MKYTFKTILFTTLAFFLLTTIVAQEKFMLPEYTKVQLKNGLTVYLMEQHEVPLIQFIGVFPGGAILDKKDKSGLANSTATALALGSKNYTKAQIEQNVEFLGASLSTGASLEYAYISSSFMKKDQKEILAIVKDVLLNPIFPKDELDKMMNRRLVEMDQRKESPRAVLGDYYSKFVFGDHPYGNPENGIKSNLEAITKEDIVTFYKEMYDPKTSAIAVVGDFDTKSMKKEIESLFGKWNSEGSPAINLSEVPKNNESRVLVVNKDNATETTFYIGGPGIARNNPDYVGVEVINTILGGRFTSWLNDELRVNSGLTYGARSSFSHYKLGGSFIISTFTANETTEQTIDLALETYGRLHKKGLDQETLLSAKNYVKGQFPPNYETNATLANLLTDMYIYNFDESYINTFNTQVDELTVDKANILIEKYFPKDHLQFVLIGKASEIGEMAKKYGEVKLVEITADGF is encoded by the coding sequence ATGAAATATACTTTTAAAACAATCCTTTTTACAACCTTGGCCTTTTTTTTATTGACAACTATTGTGGCTCAGGAGAAATTTATGCTTCCAGAGTACACTAAGGTTCAATTAAAAAACGGTTTAACAGTATACTTGATGGAGCAACATGAAGTGCCTCTAATTCAATTTATAGGTGTTTTTCCCGGAGGAGCTATTCTTGATAAGAAAGATAAAAGTGGACTCGCAAATAGTACAGCCACAGCATTAGCTCTAGGAAGTAAAAACTATACTAAAGCTCAAATTGAGCAAAATGTAGAATTTTTGGGAGCAAGTCTTAGTACAGGTGCTTCTTTGGAATATGCTTACATCTCTTCTTCTTTTATGAAGAAAGATCAAAAAGAAATACTAGCAATAGTTAAAGACGTTTTATTGAACCCTATTTTTCCTAAAGACGAATTAGATAAGATGATGAATAGAAGGTTGGTTGAAATGGATCAAAGGAAAGAAAGTCCGAGAGCGGTTTTGGGTGATTACTATAGTAAATTTGTATTTGGAGATCATCCTTACGGAAACCCTGAGAATGGTATTAAGTCTAACTTAGAGGCAATTACTAAAGAAGATATTGTCACTTTTTATAAGGAAATGTATGATCCTAAAACGTCGGCAATTGCAGTGGTTGGAGATTTTGATACAAAGAGTATGAAAAAAGAAATAGAATCTCTTTTTGGGAAATGGAATTCTGAGGGTTCTCCGGCCATAAATTTATCCGAAGTTCCTAAAAATAATGAATCACGTGTTTTAGTTGTAAATAAAGATAATGCAACAGAAACTACATTTTATATTGGAGGACCAGGAATCGCAAGGAATAATCCGGATTATGTAGGTGTAGAAGTGATAAATACTATCCTTGGAGGTAGATTTACCTCTTGGCTCAATGACGAGCTGCGCGTAAATTCTGGGCTTACTTATGGAGCCAGAAGTTCTTTTTCTCATTACAAATTAGGAGGCTCTTTTATCATTAGCACATTTACAGCAAATGAAACAACAGAACAAACTATAGATTTAGCTTTAGAAACATATGGTCGTCTACATAAAAAAGGTTTAGATCAAGAAACGCTATTATCTGCTAAAAACTATGTAAAAGGTCAGTTTCCTCCAAATTATGAAACAAATGCTACCTTAGCCAACTTATTGACGGACATGTATATTTATAACTTTGACGAATCTTATATTAATACTTTTAATACTCAAGTAGATGAATTAACAGTTGATAAAGCGAACATATTAATTGAGAAATATTTTCCAAAAGATCATTTGCAATTTGTTTTAATAGGTAAAGCCTCCGAAATAGGGGAGATGGCTAAAAAATACGGAGAAGTAAAACTGGTAGAAATTACAGCAGACGGATTTTAA